The Triticum aestivum cultivar Chinese Spring chromosome 3A, IWGSC CS RefSeq v2.1, whole genome shotgun sequence genome includes a region encoding these proteins:
- the LOC123062096 gene encoding uncharacterized protein — translation MERGLVALLGLGLALLLLAPSRRLASAAPVEDGLLMNGDFETAPPGGFVKSASVSEGAAIPSWMINGTVELISAGQHQGGMILIVPQGDHAVRLGNDAGIGQVVEVEKGSEYAITFSAARTCAQLESLNISAGSVSQTVDLQTLYSIEGWDAYALAFQAVDEQASIEFRNPGMEDDPTCGPILDNVAIKKLFSPDKAKENMVINGDFEEGPWMFANTSFGVLLPTNLDEQTSALPGWMIESNRAVRFVDSDQYTVPQGKRAIELLSGKEGIISQMVETTPQKAYTLTFTLGSAGDSCQPPMAVMAFAGDQAQNFHYAPMGNATSQAVNVNFTARAERTRVALYSVYYNTRSDDHSSLCGPVIDDVRVWGLNGAAGLKASIRMLIAMASVIVLVLF, via the exons atggagcGAGGGCTCGTCGCATTGCTGGGTCTGGGGCTGGCGCTTCTTCTGCTGGCGCCCTCCCGTCGTCTCGCCTCGGCCGCTCCGGTGGAGGACG GCCTCCTCATGAATGGTGATTTCGAGACAGCACCACCTGGCGGTTTCGTCAAATCTGCTTCAGTTTCCGAGGGCGCAGCGATCCCAAGCTGGATGATCAATGGAACAGTTGAGCTCATTTCCGCAGGCCAGCACCAGGGTGGCATGATCCTTATTGTTCCACAAG GCGATCATGCTGTGCGGCTAGGGAATGATGCAGGCATTGGGCAGGTGGTGGAGGTTGAGAAGGGCTCAGAGTACGCGATCACATTCAGCGCCGCCCGGACCTGCGCGCAGCTGGAGTCACTGAACATCTCCGCTGGGAGCGTGTCGCAGACAGTCGACCTGCAGACACTGTACAGCATAGAAGGCTGGGATGCATATGCACTGGCTTTCCAAGCAGTGGATGAGCAGGCCAGCATTGAGTTCAGGAACCCTGGCATGGAGGACGACCCGACCTGTGGGCCTATCCTTGACAACGTGGCCATCAAGAAGCTCTTCTCCCCCGACAAAGCAAAGG AGAACATGGTGATCAATGGGGACTTTGAGGAGGGGCCATGGATGTTTGCAAACACAAGCTTCGGCGTCCTGCTCCCGACGAACCTCGACGAGCAGACGTCGGCCTTGCCGGGGTGGATGATCGAGTCGAACCGCGCAGTCCGCTTCGTTGACTCCGACCAGTACACCGTTCCCCAGGGGAAGCGCGCCATAGAGCTTCTCTCCGGCAAGGAGGGCATCATCTCGCAGATGGTGGAGACGACCCCTCAGAAGGCGTACACCCTGACGTTCACGCTGGGCTCAGCAGGCGATTCGTGCCAGCCGCCAATGGCCGTCATGGCGTTCGCCGGCGACCAGGCCCAGAACTTCCACTACGCCCCCATGGGCAACGCCACGAGCCAGGCCGTGAACGTGAATTTCACGGCGCGCGCCGAGAGGACGCGCGTCGCGCTCTACAGCGTCTACTACAACACGAGAAGCGACGACCACAGCTCGCTCTGTGGGCCGGTGATCGACGACGTCCGCGTCTGGGGCTTGAACGGGGCTGCTGGGTTGAAGGCGAGCATCAGGATGCTTATTGCCATGGCTAGTGTCATCGTTCTTGTGCTGTTCTGA